In Sulfitobacter pacificus, the sequence TCTCGGCGAGGGACAGCGCCGTCGTCACGTCGCAATCCTCTGGCACGAGGCGGCAGTCGATCTTGGTCTTGGCGGTGAAGCCCTTCGCGGCCTTGTCCGCGACCAGCTCCTTCAGCGCGGCATGGCGTCGGCCGCCGGCGAGAACAGCGTGTTTGCCGTCGATCTTCTGGATCAGAAGCGGCTGAAGCAGGCCCAACACCGCGATGCTGGCCTTCAGATGGGCGATGTTCTCGGGATCATAGGTTTCCGGGGAGTTACTGCGCACGTTGGCGGGGTGGGCAGTCAGATCGGTGATGGCGACGGAAACGGGTTTGAAACTTGCGGTCATGAGATTTCCTTTTCGATGGGTAGGGTGCGGCCGGCGCGTTCAAACGCGTGACCAATCCCCGGGTTCGGGGATCAAAAGGACAAAAGGCCCGCTTTGCCTTTGAGGGGTCTGCGGGCCTTCCGTGTCGGTTGTGTGGGCATTGAGGCTGCCCCCTGCGCTACCAGTCGCGCGCCATCATGATGGTTAGCACGCGCATGGTGGTTTCGGGGTTATCCGGGGCCTCGGACCCGTAACGGAAGTCAGAATCCGCTTCATAGAGATCGATTTTCCAGAACACGGTTTCGCCCCGGATCTCGACCGCCCCGAAATCATGCCATCCCTCCGGATCGTTCTCTGGCTCAAACGTCTCGAACGTACCGGTCGCTTTCACCGCCTCGGCCATGAAACCGTCCCCCGCCTCCATGAGCGAGCGGGTCACATGCATCCGGCCTTGGATGGGCGCCTCCGGTGCTATCCCGAGGCAGGCGAGCTTGCGGAAAGCGTCATTCTGAGCGGCGATTACGGCGGGGTCTGGGCGGTCTGTCAGAGGCTGTGCTGCGTTGGTCATGGGTCTGTCCTTTGAGAAGTTTGAAACACCCTTCCCAAAGCCTGCTTTCCCTTTGCCGACACACATCCCCTCAAGCGGCCTGGTCGACCTCCCCAGCCCTGCCCGCCTCCGATCGCGCAATAAGGTAATCAAAGGCGCGCTGCGCATCGGCCGCGTGCTTGAAAATCGCCTGCTTGTCCGAGCGCAGCACCCGCAGCCAGTTGTAGAGGTAAGCGGCATTCATCTCGAGCG encodes:
- a CDS encoding DUF3768 domain-containing protein; translation: MTNAAQPLTDRPDPAVIAAQNDAFRKLACLGIAPEAPIQGRMHVTRSLMEAGDGFMAEAVKATGTFETFEPENDPEGWHDFGAVEIRGETVFWKIDLYEADSDFRYGSEAPDNPETTMRVLTIMMARDW